One Euphorbia lathyris chromosome 1, ddEupLath1.1, whole genome shotgun sequence DNA segment encodes these proteins:
- the LOC136207280 gene encoding glucan endo-1,3-beta-D-glucosidase 1 produces the protein MLNKLKKKVKSLVIKSFKKPPKSQPYKPISPSPSPSSPPISAPAIPLPKPQSAAMPHHSHQKIPSLPFLFPKTQSSVLPDPSLFFSPSLLSSPLPTNSFFQNFTLKNGDQPEYIHPYLIKSSDSSLSVSYPTRFHNASFLYQVFISDLTISASNQVNSQKGHVISSYSDLSVTLDFPSSNLRFFLVRGSPFLTCSVTDTTAISISTIHAILSVSSNSSLTKFTIKLNNGQTWLIYSSSPINLSHSISSITSDGFCGIIRVAVLPESDANYESILDRFSSCYAVSGDAAFSNPFCVEYKWEKKGWGDLLMLAHPLHVQLLSTENVQILDDFKYKSVDGDLVGVVGDSWMLKSDPISVTWHSTKGIKEESYAEIVSALCKDVEGLNSSAITTSSSYFYGKLIARAARLALIAEEVCFLDVIPSIKKYLKETIEPWLNGSFNGNGFLYDDKWGGIVTKQGSIDSGADFGFGVYNDHHYHLGYFLYAIAVLAKIDPLWGRRYKPQAYTLMADFMSLSRRSKSNYPRLRCFDLYKLHSWAGGLTEFGDGRNQESTSEALNAYYSAALMGLAYGDTHLVAIGSTLAAMEIHAAQTWWHVRENDNLYEQEFTVENRMVGVLWANKRDSGLWFAPPDWKECRLGIQLLPLLPISETLFSDVGFVRELVNWTLPALGREGVGEGWKGFVYALEGIYDKETALEKIGKLNGYDDGNSLSNLLWWIHSREHNEDEWGEKGGKLCWYGHYCH, from the coding sequence ATGTTAAACAAATTGAAGAAAAAAGTCAAATCCTTGGTCATTAAGTCCTTCAAAAAGCCTCCGAAATCACAACCTTATAAACCCATTTCTCCATCTCCTTCTCCTTCATCCCCACCAATTTCTGCTCCTGCAATTCCTCTTCCAAAACCTCAATCTGCTGCTATGCCTCACCATTCCCACCAAAAGATTCCATCTTTACCTTTTCTTTTCCCCAAAACTCAATCCTCTGTCCTCCCTGATCCATCCCTGTTCTTTTCCCcttctcttctttcttcccctttgCCTACTAATTCCTTCTTTCAGaattttacccttaaaaatGGCGATCAACCGGAATACATCCATCCATATCTTATAAAATCATCTGATTCTTCCCTTTCTGTCTCCTACCCAACTCGTTTTCACAATGCTTCTTTCTTGTACCAGGTTTTCATCTCTGATCTCACCATTTCTGCTTCCAATCAAGTTAATTCCCAGAAAGGTCATGTAATTTCTTCTTACAGTGATCTTAGCGTCACTTTGGATTTCCCCTCTTCAAATCTGCGCTTCTTTCTTGTTAGAGGTAGCCCTTTTTTGACATGTTCGGTAACTGATACTACTGCAATTTCTATATCGACTATTCATGCCATTCTTTCAGTATCTTCAAACAGTTCACTCACCAAATTTACGATTAAGCTAAACAACGGTCAAACATGGCTTATCTATTCCTCTTCACCGATTAATTTATCTCACAGCATTTCTTCGATTACTTCTGATGGATTTTGCGGCATAATTAGGGTTGCGGTATTGCCAGAATCTGACGCCAATTATGAATCGATTCTCGACCGGTTCAGCTCCTGCTATGCCGTATCAGGTGATGCAGCTTTTTCTAATCcattttgtgttgagtataagtgGGAGAAGAAAGGGTGGGGTGATTTGCTTATGCTTGCTCATCCTTTACATGTTCAGCTTTTATCGACTGAAAATGTTCAAATTTTAGATGATTTTAAGTATAAAAGTGTagatggtgatcttgttggtGTTGTTGGAGATTCATGGATGTTGAAATCAGATCCTATTTCTGTTACCTGGCATTCAACTAAGGGTATAAAAGAGGAATCTTATGCTGAAATTGTGTCTGCACTTTGTAAGGATGTTGAGGGTTTAAATTCATCAGCTATAACGACTAGTTCATCTTATTTTTATGGTAAATTGATTGCAAGAGCTGCAAGATTAGCTTTGATTGCTGAGGAAGTATGTTTTCTAGATGTGATTCCTTCTATAAAGAAGTACTTGAAGGAAACAATTGAGCCATGGTTGAATGGTAGTTTTAATGGGAATGGTTTTTTGTATGATGATAAATGGGGTGGAATTGTCACCAAACAAGGATCAATCGATTCTGGTGCTGATTTCGGTTTCGGAGTTTATAATGATCATCATTATCATCTTGGTTATTTTCTTTACGCCATTGCTGTTCTTGCGAAAATTGATCCATTGTGGGGGAGAAGGTACAAGCCACAAGCTTATACACTTATGGCTGATTTCATGAGCCTGAGCAGACGTTCGAAATCAAATTATCCCCGTTTGAGATGCTTTGATTTGTATAAATTGCATTCTTGGGCTGGAGGACTAACCGAATTTGGCGATGGACGGAATCAAGAGAGCACAAGCGAGGCACTGAATGCATACTATTCAGCAGCTTTAATGGGATTAGCCTATGGAGACACACATCTTGTTGCCATTGGATCAACCCTTGCAGCAATGGAGATTCATGCTGCACAAACATGGTGGCACGTGAGAGAGAACGATAATCTATACGAACAAGAATTCACTGTAGAGAATAGGATGGTAGGCGTTTTATGGGCTAATAAAAGAGATAGCGGACTTTGGTTTGCACCTCCCGACTGGAAAGAATGTAGGCTTGGAATTCAGTTATTACCGTTGCTGCCTATCTCGGAGACTTTGTTCTCGGATGTAGGGTTCGTGAGAGAGCTTGTGAATTGGACATTGCCTGCTTTAGGAAGAGAAGGTGTGGGTGAAGGGTGGAAAGGGTTTGTGTATGCCTTGGAAGGGATTTATGACAAAGAAACTGCTTTGGAGAAGATCGGAAAGTTGAATGGTTACGATGATGGTAACTCGCTGTCGAATCTGTTATGGTGGATACATAGTAGAGAACATAATGAGGATGAATGGGGTGAGAAAGGAGGAAAGCTGTGCTGGTATGGTCATTACTGTCACTAA